Proteins co-encoded in one Candidatus Eisenbacteria bacterium genomic window:
- a CDS encoding cytochrome C oxidase subunit IV family protein produces the protein MSAHAKTHDEGHAPGAGHHRNYVKIWAILLVLLIVSVTGPMLGIRVITLITAFGIALVKAYIVAKNFMHLDVEKPIVHWALAVALLLMVVFYAGIAPDVQKQSGTHWKKAKVESHAPAHGSGHEGH, from the coding sequence ATGTCCGCGCACGCGAAAACGCACGATGAAGGCCACGCGCCGGGGGCGGGACATCACCGCAACTACGTGAAGATCTGGGCGATCCTGCTGGTGCTCCTCATCGTCAGCGTCACCGGCCCGATGCTCGGCATCCGCGTGATCACGCTCATCACCGCGTTCGGAATCGCGCTGGTGAAGGCCTACATCGTGGCGAAGAACTTCATGCATCTCGACGTCGAGAAGCCGATCGTGCACTGGGCGCTCGCGGTGGCGCTGCTGCTGATGGTGGTGTTCTACGCCGGCATCGCGCCCGACGTCCAGAAGCAGAGCGGCACGCACTGGAAGAAGGCCAAGGTCGAGTCGCACGCGCCGGCGCACGGGAGCGGTCACGAAGGGCACTAG
- a CDS encoding cytochrome oxidase subunit III, producing MNIPTGRLAVWWVLVSEIVIFGGLLASYLMNRLTHADWADQAAHTNTWIGAFNTLVLLTSSLSAVLAHQAAEKGDGPKAARLLWLTVLGGATFLVVKSFEWTHEIREGFTITSSGFWSYYYTAAGLHAFHVLCGMILMIWVASTAAKNQELHRVENIGIYWHFVDIVWIFLFPLLYIAK from the coding sequence ATGAACATCCCGACCGGCCGCCTCGCGGTCTGGTGGGTGCTGGTGTCCGAGATCGTGATCTTCGGCGGCCTGCTGGCGTCGTACCTCATGAATCGGCTCACGCACGCGGACTGGGCCGATCAGGCGGCGCACACCAACACGTGGATCGGCGCCTTCAACACGCTGGTGCTGCTGACCTCGAGCCTCTCCGCGGTGCTCGCGCACCAGGCGGCCGAGAAGGGCGACGGCCCCAAGGCCGCGCGACTGCTGTGGCTCACGGTGCTGGGCGGCGCGACGTTCCTGGTCGTCAAGTCGTTCGAGTGGACGCACGAGATCCGCGAGGGCTTCACGATCACTTCGAGTGGATTCTGGTCCTACTACTACACCGCCGCCGGCCTTCACGCGTTCCACGTGCTGTGCGGCATGATCCTGATGATCTGGGTCGCCTCGACCGCCGCCAAGAATCAGGAACTCCACCGCGTCGAGAACATCGGGATCTACTGGCACTTCGTCGACATCGTGTGGATCTTCCTGTTCCCGCTGCTCTACATCGCCAAGTAG